A single genomic interval of Chitinophaga sp. 180180018-3 harbors:
- a CDS encoding DinB family protein, whose protein sequence is MSTTTLVKTLKDMLLNANAHVTFADAVKQLPPELRGIRPEKMPYSVWELVEHIRLSQFDILDFSRNPDYRELEWPKDYWPKSKAPKDDAAWQKSIAQVDADLHTFIGLLEAPGVDLFKPFPHGNGQHLCREAVLLVDHNSYHTGEIVAVRRALEAWH, encoded by the coding sequence ATGAGTACAACAACGCTGGTGAAAACCCTGAAGGACATGCTGCTGAATGCCAATGCGCATGTGACTTTCGCAGATGCGGTAAAACAGCTGCCGCCGGAACTGAGAGGAATACGACCCGAAAAGATGCCCTACAGTGTCTGGGAATTAGTGGAGCATATCCGTTTATCGCAGTTCGATATACTTGATTTTTCGAGGAATCCTGATTACAGGGAGCTGGAATGGCCGAAGGATTACTGGCCTAAAAGCAAGGCGCCGAAAGACGATGCCGCCTGGCAAAAGAGTATCGCACAGGTCGATGCTGATCTGCATACATTCATTGGATTACTGGAAGCGCCAGGGGTGGATCTGTTTAAGCCCTTTCCGCATGGCAATGGTCAGCACCTTTGCCGGGAGGCGGTACTGCTGGTAGATCATAACAGTTATCATACCGGGGAAATAGTAGCCGTGCGCCGTGCGCTGGAAGCCTGGCATTAA
- a CDS encoding L-histidine N(alpha)-methyltransferase — MTVIPTMQATARQKVAAGTFYDDVVRGLSATQKYLDPKYFYDTAGDALFQRIMQCPEYYLTSCEMEILSSQASQIAAALQVNTGHFDVVELGAGDATKSIHLLRQLLDNGVDYTYFPIDISANVIGQLEKTLPEKLPGLQVHGLNGEYFQMLEEVNRITSRNKVLLFMGANIGNFSTGAARSFCAQLRQYMRPGDMLLTGFDLKKNPQVILDAYNDAGGITRAFNFNLLLRINRELQGDFDLRQFDHFPTYDPATGACKSYLISLADQIVHIGDHFSVSFRKDEALYMEISQKYSLEETDQLATFAGFQPMARFTDGRHWFTDCLWKSI, encoded by the coding sequence ATGACTGTAATTCCTACCATGCAGGCCACGGCCAGGCAAAAAGTTGCCGCAGGCACATTTTACGATGATGTAGTACGTGGACTTTCCGCCACACAAAAATACCTGGATCCAAAATATTTCTACGATACCGCCGGCGACGCGTTGTTCCAGCGTATCATGCAATGCCCGGAATACTACCTGACCAGTTGTGAGATGGAAATACTCAGCAGCCAGGCAAGCCAGATAGCTGCTGCCTTGCAGGTAAATACCGGGCATTTCGACGTGGTGGAACTGGGAGCAGGAGATGCTACTAAATCCATTCACCTGCTCCGGCAACTGCTGGATAACGGTGTAGATTATACGTATTTTCCTATTGATATCTCCGCCAACGTTATTGGTCAGCTGGAAAAAACACTGCCTGAAAAATTACCGGGGCTGCAGGTCCACGGGCTCAATGGAGAATATTTCCAGATGCTGGAAGAAGTCAACCGTATTACCTCCCGCAACAAAGTACTGCTTTTTATGGGCGCAAATATCGGCAATTTCAGTACCGGAGCAGCCAGAAGCTTCTGCGCACAGCTAAGGCAATACATGCGCCCCGGCGATATGCTGCTTACCGGATTCGATCTGAAAAAAAATCCACAGGTAATATTGGATGCCTATAACGATGCAGGCGGTATCACCAGGGCTTTTAATTTCAATCTGCTGCTTCGTATCAACCGGGAACTGCAAGGCGATTTCGACCTCCGCCAGTTTGATCACTTCCCTACCTACGACCCTGCTACAGGCGCCTGTAAAAGTTATCTTATCAGCCTTGCCGATCAGATCGTACACATCGGTGATCATTTTTCCGTTTCCTTCCGGAAAGATGAAGCCCTTTACATGGAAATATCCCAAAAATACAGCCTCGAGGAAACCGACCAGCTGGCAACCTTTGCTGGCTTTCAACCGATGGCCCGGTTCACGGACGGGCGGCACTGGTTTACCGACTGCCTCTGGAAAAGTATTTAA
- the egtB gene encoding ergothioneine biosynthesis protein EgtB has product MSLKEQYQTVRRRTENICAPLKTEDYVVQPIVDVSPPKWHLGHTTWFFETFILTPNVNGYTVFDPQYNYVFNSYYESVGARVIRTNRGNLSRPAVEDIMRYRRHVDEAMLSFLEQPLSPELAALCTLGLNHEEQHQELLYTDIKYILGHNPLFPPYDETRADIPLVNNPPDPWLNIRAGIYEIGFEGDDFCFDNEKGRHKVYLQDYRISRSLVTNAAYLDFIKDNGYQDFRYWHAEGWDWVKNNQVTMPMYWYQINGQWMHYTWQGLRPLVPDAPVTHVSYYEAAAYAAWKGARLPTEAEWEIAAPQLSWGQRWEWTESAYLPYPGFTKAPGAIGEYNGKFMVSQMVLRGASEATPPGHSRITYRNFFHPSLRWQFTGIRLAG; this is encoded by the coding sequence ATGTCACTGAAAGAACAATATCAAACCGTACGCAGGAGAACAGAAAACATCTGTGCCCCTCTCAAAACAGAAGACTATGTTGTACAACCAATAGTAGACGTAAGCCCTCCCAAATGGCATCTCGGACATACTACCTGGTTCTTTGAAACCTTTATACTGACTCCTAACGTTAATGGATATACGGTATTTGATCCGCAATACAATTATGTATTCAACAGCTATTACGAATCCGTAGGTGCACGGGTAATACGTACCAACCGTGGCAATCTCAGCCGGCCGGCAGTGGAAGATATCATGCGCTACCGGCGTCATGTTGATGAAGCAATGCTGTCATTCCTGGAACAACCGTTGTCGCCCGAACTGGCGGCCTTATGTACACTTGGGCTCAACCACGAAGAGCAGCACCAGGAATTACTGTACACAGACATCAAATATATCCTCGGGCATAATCCTTTGTTTCCGCCATACGACGAAACCCGTGCAGATATTCCTCTGGTGAACAATCCGCCGGATCCATGGTTAAATATACGGGCAGGCATATATGAAATCGGATTTGAAGGAGATGATTTTTGTTTCGATAATGAGAAGGGACGGCATAAAGTGTACCTGCAGGATTATAGGATAAGCAGGTCACTGGTTACCAACGCGGCTTACCTCGACTTTATCAAAGACAACGGATACCAGGATTTCAGGTACTGGCATGCAGAAGGCTGGGACTGGGTAAAAAACAACCAGGTGACGATGCCGATGTATTGGTATCAGATCAATGGCCAGTGGATGCACTATACCTGGCAGGGATTGCGCCCACTGGTACCAGATGCCCCCGTTACGCATGTGAGTTATTATGAAGCAGCCGCCTATGCGGCCTGGAAAGGAGCGCGGCTACCAACAGAAGCAGAATGGGAAATTGCCGCTCCTCAGCTTTCCTGGGGCCAGCGTTGGGAATGGACAGAAAGCGCCTACCTTCCTTATCCTGGTTTTACAAAGGCACCCGGCGCCATCGGAGAATATAACGGTAAATTCATGGTTAGCCAGATGGTACTCCGGGGCGCCTCTGAGGCCACGCCTCCGGGCCATAGCAGGATCACTTACCGCAATTTTTTCCACCCTTCTCTGAGATGGCAGTTTACCGGGATAAGATTGGCAGGATGA
- a CDS encoding ABC transporter permease/substrate-binding protein yields METNETLWSFVHQQSGKLLEQTLTHTGLTFISVLLATAIGVPAGILISRKKQLAAPVLGFAGVMQTIPSIALLGFMIPLLGIGPKPAIIALFLYALLPVIRNTYTGIQGVDPNITEAATGMGMSPWQLLTKVQIPLAMPVILAGIRTATVINVGVATLAAYIAAGGLGEFIFGGIALNNTNMMLAGAIPAALLAVLFDWLLSLIQHVNIRKARKATIALPLIFLLLSSFYLLPDTYNGKMLAGFTPEFMGRKDGYLGLKSVYGMHIRTLVISDMIMYKAAYEKKLDVISGSSTDGRVKAFDLVVLEDDKHIFPPYYAAPIVRNATLQQYPELEPVLNMLSGTINDSIMTELNYRVDYLKQNPETVAKDFLVTRHLWKPARGGTKGSIRIGSKIFGDGYILASIYKFLIEGYTDLAAVTKTGLGGTQIVFNALTNNQIDMYPEYTGTGLLVILKAPAVVTDSIISDAAKVYNYVSAGFEQQYGIKWLKPIGFNNTYALMMRRKEAEKLHITSISGLTDHVNHQ; encoded by the coding sequence ATGGAAACCAATGAAACGCTCTGGAGCTTTGTACACCAGCAGTCGGGCAAGCTGTTGGAGCAAACTCTTACACATACCGGGCTCACGTTTATTTCCGTATTGCTGGCAACCGCTATCGGTGTGCCGGCAGGCATCCTTATTTCCCGGAAGAAACAATTGGCCGCGCCGGTACTGGGTTTTGCAGGTGTGATGCAAACCATTCCGAGTATTGCCCTGCTGGGATTTATGATCCCACTACTGGGCATAGGCCCCAAACCCGCCATCATAGCACTGTTCCTTTATGCACTACTCCCAGTGATCCGCAACACATACACAGGAATACAGGGCGTTGATCCTAATATTACAGAAGCCGCTACCGGAATGGGTATGAGCCCATGGCAACTACTCACAAAAGTACAAATCCCACTTGCCATGCCCGTTATATTGGCAGGAATCCGAACCGCTACAGTTATCAATGTAGGCGTTGCGACATTGGCTGCATATATTGCCGCAGGCGGACTTGGTGAATTTATTTTCGGAGGTATCGCGCTCAACAATACGAATATGATGCTGGCTGGCGCTATTCCGGCGGCCTTGCTCGCCGTATTGTTCGACTGGCTGCTGTCGCTTATCCAGCACGTGAACATACGCAAAGCCCGTAAAGCTACCATAGCACTGCCTCTTATCTTCCTGCTGCTCTCCTCCTTTTATCTCCTGCCGGATACCTATAACGGAAAAATGCTGGCCGGGTTCACGCCGGAATTCATGGGTAGAAAAGACGGATACCTCGGCCTGAAATCGGTATACGGCATGCATATACGCACACTCGTCATCAGCGATATGATCATGTACAAAGCCGCCTACGAGAAGAAACTGGACGTAATAAGCGGAAGCAGTACCGATGGCCGGGTAAAAGCGTTTGATCTGGTAGTATTGGAAGATGATAAACATATATTCCCTCCCTATTACGCGGCTCCCATCGTCAGGAATGCCACATTGCAACAGTATCCTGAACTGGAACCGGTGCTTAACATGCTGTCTGGTACCATCAATGACAGCATCATGACTGAGCTGAACTATCGTGTAGATTACCTCAAACAGAATCCGGAAACCGTGGCAAAGGATTTCCTGGTAACGCGTCATTTATGGAAACCTGCCCGCGGAGGTACCAAAGGCAGTATACGTATAGGATCAAAAATTTTCGGCGATGGTTATATCCTGGCCAGTATATATAAATTTCTCATAGAAGGGTACACCGACCTGGCCGCAGTAACTAAAACAGGGCTTGGAGGTACACAAATTGTGTTCAATGCGCTCACCAACAACCAGATAGATATGTACCCCGAATATACAGGTACAGGCCTGCTGGTGATACTGAAAGCACCCGCTGTTGTAACAGACAGTATCATCAGCGATGCGGCGAAAGTATATAACTATGTAAGCGCCGGCTTTGAACAGCAATACGGCATAAAATGGCTCAAACCAATCGGGTTTAATAATACCTACGCATTGATGATGCGGCGGAAAGAAGCGGAAAAACTACATATCACAAGTATTTCCGGCTTAACAGATCATGTAAACCACCAGTAA
- a CDS encoding ATP-binding cassette domain-containing protein, which translates to MIKLEHVSKKFGPDTKAVNDISFEVKEGETLVLLGTSGCGKTTTLRMINRLLEPDEGHIFLHGKDTSALAPEQLRRNIGYVLQNNGLFPHYTVSENIGLVPSLLKWDKARIRQRTITLMDKLHLPADTYANAYPQQLSGGQQQRVGLARALAADPPVLLMDEPFGALDPLTRISVRKEFSALDELSNRTIVLVTHDVEEAVELGTRICLMNEGRIQQLGTAADLLFHPANNFVKLFFDQQRLQLELKALRISDIWAALSDTGAVAEKKLHAHHTCWEVLAAADGQPVMVTWQDEQKVIDSNGLMEAIARKKEKVYGNQ; encoded by the coding sequence ATGATCAAACTGGAGCATGTATCCAAAAAATTTGGTCCGGATACAAAGGCCGTCAATGATATTTCCTTTGAAGTAAAGGAAGGAGAAACCCTTGTGTTGCTGGGCACCAGCGGATGTGGCAAAACCACTACCTTACGGATGATCAACCGGCTGCTGGAACCAGACGAAGGACATATCTTCCTCCATGGCAAAGATACCTCCGCACTGGCGCCGGAACAGCTCCGGCGAAATATCGGTTACGTATTGCAAAACAACGGTCTTTTCCCGCATTACACCGTCAGTGAAAATATAGGATTGGTACCTTCATTACTGAAATGGGACAAAGCCCGCATCAGGCAGCGCACTATAACGTTGATGGATAAACTACATCTTCCGGCAGATACTTACGCAAACGCCTATCCGCAGCAGCTCAGCGGTGGACAACAACAGCGCGTAGGTCTTGCACGGGCGCTGGCGGCCGATCCCCCGGTGCTATTGATGGACGAGCCTTTTGGTGCACTCGATCCGCTTACCCGTATCAGCGTCAGAAAAGAATTCAGTGCACTGGACGAACTCAGTAACCGGACCATCGTACTGGTTACACATGATGTGGAAGAAGCCGTAGAACTGGGCACCCGCATTTGTCTGATGAATGAAGGCAGGATACAGCAACTGGGAACTGCAGCCGATCTGTTGTTCCACCCCGCCAACAATTTTGTAAAATTGTTCTTCGATCAGCAACGGCTCCAGCTCGAACTGAAAGCACTCCGCATCAGCGACATCTGGGCTGCGCTGAGCGATACCGGCGCTGTGGCGGAGAAAAAGCTGCATGCGCATCATACCTGCTGGGAAGTATTAGCCGCAGCTGACGGCCAGCCGGTTATGGTAACATGGCAGGATGAACAAAAAGTAATTGACAGTAACGGACTCATGGAAGCGATAGCCCGTAAAAAGGAAAAGGTATATGGAAACCAATGA
- a CDS encoding mercuric reductase — protein sequence MQKFDAIIIGSGQAGNPLAGKLEEKGWKTAVIEQRYLGGTCINDGCTPTKAMIACAKVAYTVAHSKKWGIHTHGFSVNLPFIVSRKNDIVESFREGTARRLRSGHVTVFMGTAAFTGPKTIRVTGQKNEETLLTAEHIFINTGTAPFIPPIPGLDTIPWLTSTSLLDEVTVPRDLLILGGSYIALEMGQLYQRLGSNVTILESSLQLIPREDPDVAAVLKKSLESEGMRIYTGTTVTRVGLDGKEIYADIETGANRGKITGTHLLLATGRIPQTAALQLWHTNVLANEQGYIQVNDRLETTAPGIFAMGDVKGGPAFTHISYNDHLIIYKNLFGNTGLSIAGRQVPYCVFTDPQLGRIGLTEKQARQEGIPIKVATLSMDRVARAIETGQTAGFMKALVHAHNDTILGAAVLGAEGGEIMSILQMAMMGGITASQIRDMVFAHPLYAESLNNLFMTLEKTAS from the coding sequence ATGCAGAAATTTGACGCTATTATCATCGGATCTGGTCAGGCTGGAAACCCGCTGGCCGGAAAACTGGAAGAAAAAGGCTGGAAAACTGCTGTCATTGAACAACGTTACCTGGGCGGTACCTGCATCAACGACGGATGTACTCCTACCAAAGCCATGATCGCCTGCGCCAAAGTTGCATATACTGTAGCACACAGCAAAAAATGGGGTATCCACACTCACGGCTTTAGCGTTAATCTGCCCTTCATCGTTTCCCGGAAAAATGATATCGTAGAATCATTCCGGGAAGGTACTGCCCGGCGCCTTCGCTCCGGACATGTGACGGTTTTTATGGGAACAGCTGCTTTTACAGGGCCTAAAACTATCAGGGTAACCGGACAAAAAAATGAAGAAACATTGCTGACTGCAGAACATATTTTCATCAATACCGGTACAGCGCCCTTTATTCCTCCCATTCCTGGCTTGGATACAATACCGTGGCTCACCTCTACTTCATTGCTGGATGAAGTAACTGTTCCGCGCGACCTGCTGATACTCGGCGGAAGTTACATTGCACTTGAAATGGGACAGCTCTATCAGCGTTTAGGCAGTAACGTTACCATCCTGGAAAGTTCCCTGCAACTGATACCACGGGAAGATCCTGATGTGGCAGCGGTACTGAAAAAATCACTGGAATCAGAAGGCATGCGGATATACACCGGAACCACCGTTACACGGGTGGGCCTGGATGGGAAAGAAATATATGCTGATATCGAAACCGGCGCCAATCGTGGAAAAATTACGGGCACACATCTCCTGCTGGCCACCGGACGCATTCCTCAAACAGCTGCACTGCAACTGTGGCATACAAATGTGCTGGCCAACGAGCAGGGATATATACAGGTAAATGACCGGCTGGAAACCACTGCTCCGGGGATCTTCGCCATGGGCGACGTGAAAGGCGGTCCGGCTTTTACTCATATCTCCTATAACGATCATCTTATCATTTATAAAAACCTTTTCGGAAATACCGGCCTGTCAATTGCAGGCAGACAAGTACCCTACTGCGTATTCACAGATCCTCAGCTGGGTCGTATCGGTCTTACCGAAAAACAGGCCCGGCAGGAAGGTATACCCATAAAAGTTGCCACACTGAGTATGGACAGGGTTGCCAGAGCCATAGAAACCGGGCAGACAGCCGGCTTTATGAAGGCACTGGTACACGCCCACAACGATACCATCCTGGGGGCAGCTGTGCTGGGAGCAGAAGGCGGAGAGATCATGTCGATACTGCAAATGGCTATGATGGGCGGTATTACTGCGTCGCAGATCCGAGACATGGTATTTGCACATCCACTGTATGCGGAATCATTAAATAATCTGTTCATGACACTGGAAAAAACGGCTTCATAA